One Thermincola ferriacetica DNA segment encodes these proteins:
- a CDS encoding MoaD/ThiS family protein gives MELEVRLFAGLHRYVEGTKSGEPFTVHAGENATITDLLKQLGIPEKAAFVTLVNGSASPASTVLKDRDRVGIFPPVGGG, from the coding sequence ATGGAATTGGAAGTCAGGCTCTTTGCAGGGTTGCATAGATATGTGGAGGGTACGAAAAGCGGCGAACCTTTTACTGTCCATGCAGGCGAAAACGCTACCATCACTGATCTGCTTAAGCAACTTGGCATACCGGAAAAAGCGGCCTTTGTTACCCTGGTTAACGGAAGCGCTTCGCCCGCCTCAACAGTTTTAAAAGATAGAGACAGGGTGGGCATTTTCCCGCCTGTAGGAGGAGGTTAA
- the nrdG gene encoding anaerobic ribonucleoside-triphosphate reductase activating protein, with protein sequence MVMKIRLAGLAKESVVDGPGLRSVVFAQGCPRRCPGCHNPDALDPDGGQEVDIDEIVSTIVKNPLVKGVTFSGGDPFLQAAGFAALAGKLKDRGLNILTFTGYTWEELLALSERDKNVKKLIELSDIIIDGPFIEAEKDLNLAFRGSRNQRIIDVKKSLESDKIVEMELN encoded by the coding sequence ATGGTTATGAAAATACGTCTGGCAGGATTGGCAAAGGAAAGTGTGGTCGATGGTCCGGGCCTGCGGTCGGTAGTCTTTGCCCAGGGCTGTCCGAGAAGATGTCCCGGTTGCCATAATCCCGACGCTCTGGATCCCGATGGAGGGCAAGAAGTTGATATTGATGAAATAGTATCCACGATAGTTAAAAACCCCTTGGTCAAAGGGGTAACATTCTCAGGGGGTGACCCCTTTTTACAGGCAGCCGGCTTTGCCGCACTGGCAGGTAAATTAAAAGACCGGGGGTTAAATATATTAACCTTTACCGGTTACACTTGGGAAGAATTGCTTGCATTATCGGAACGCGACAAAAATGTGAAAAAATTAATCGAGCTTTCAGATATCATTATTGACGGCCCCTTTATTGAGGCGGAAAAAGACTTGAACCTGGCTTTTCGTGGTTCACGAAACCAGCGCATTATTGACGTGAAGAAAAGCCTGGAGAGCGATAAAATAGTTGAAATGGAACTTAATTGA
- a CDS encoding anaerobic ribonucleoside triphosphate reductase, whose translation MFTSIKKRDGRVVDFNETKITDAIFKAAQAVGGEDRQIAMELTLEVLKYLKQKYNGQLFSVEDVQDAVEKILIENGHAKTAKAYILYRAHRTRIREARSELMDAVQEILRETNRENANISNSPSAKMLQIASAASKNFYLSRMIPEEQAQAHINGDIHIHDLDFYGKTLTCIQIPLGRLLREGFNNGHGYIRPPKRPTSATALAAIILQSSQNDMHGGQSFAFFDRDIAQFVKDASDDEVYQAMEAFIYNLNSMHSRAGAQVPFSSLNIGTDTSPEARKVVKNLLLAYEKGLGRGENPIFPNIIFRVKEGINLNEGDPNYDLFKLAIRVASRRLNPTFSFMDSSFNSPYGCEVSYMGCRTRVMSNVNGPEVTEGRGNLSFTTINLPRIAIKSGTNIDKFYRELDRILELCINQLYHRYRVQARLKVKDMPFLMGQHLYLDSENLKPCDEIEPAIKHGTLSVGFIGLAETLKVLTGKNHGESAEAQEMGLQIVAHMREKMDEATERFHLNYTLLATPAEGLSGRFVRLDRKEYGIIPGVTDKEYYTNSFHVPVGQDISCFQKISIEGPYHKYCNAGHISYVEFSAPPIHNVEAVEDILRHMKNSDIGYAGINFPVDFCMSCSYIGVINKDECPMCGSIDIKRVRRITGYLSTVDRFNDAKRAELYDRVPHRLLERE comes from the coding sequence ATGTTTACTTCTATTAAAAAGCGAGATGGAAGAGTAGTTGATTTTAATGAAACGAAAATTACTGATGCAATTTTTAAAGCAGCTCAGGCTGTGGGTGGCGAAGACCGGCAGATTGCAATGGAATTAACCCTGGAGGTATTAAAGTATTTAAAGCAAAAATATAACGGCCAACTTTTTTCTGTAGAAGATGTGCAAGATGCTGTAGAAAAAATATTGATCGAAAACGGGCATGCTAAGACGGCTAAAGCTTATATTTTGTATAGAGCTCACCGTACCAGAATACGGGAAGCAAGGTCGGAACTGATGGACGCTGTTCAGGAAATATTGCGTGAAACCAACAGGGAAAACGCCAACATTAGTAATTCCCCTTCAGCAAAAATGCTGCAAATTGCCAGTGCGGCCAGCAAAAACTTTTACTTGTCCAGGATGATTCCGGAAGAGCAGGCCCAGGCACATATTAACGGTGATATACACATACATGACTTGGATTTTTATGGTAAAACGCTTACATGCATACAGATTCCTCTCGGAAGGCTGCTGCGCGAAGGATTTAATAACGGACATGGCTATATCAGGCCGCCAAAAAGGCCTACTTCAGCAACAGCATTAGCTGCCATAATACTGCAAAGCTCTCAGAACGATATGCATGGAGGGCAGTCTTTTGCCTTTTTTGACCGCGATATAGCTCAATTTGTGAAAGACGCCTCTGACGACGAAGTATACCAGGCTATGGAAGCCTTTATATATAATCTGAATTCCATGCATTCCAGGGCCGGCGCTCAGGTTCCTTTTTCCAGTTTGAACATTGGTACTGACACATCGCCTGAAGCCCGGAAGGTGGTAAAAAACCTGCTTTTGGCTTATGAAAAAGGGTTGGGCCGGGGAGAAAACCCGATATTCCCCAATATTATTTTCAGAGTTAAAGAAGGAATTAACTTAAATGAAGGGGATCCCAATTACGACTTATTTAAACTGGCCATAAGGGTTGCCTCCCGCCGCTTAAATCCTACTTTCAGCTTTATGGATTCTTCTTTTAACAGCCCCTATGGATGTGAGGTTTCTTACATGGGCTGCCGTACCAGGGTTATGTCCAATGTTAACGGTCCCGAGGTGACAGAAGGACGTGGTAATCTTTCATTTACCACTATTAACTTGCCCCGTATAGCTATTAAATCGGGCACCAACATTGACAAATTCTATCGTGAATTGGACCGTATCCTGGAATTATGCATAAATCAGTTGTACCACAGGTATCGGGTTCAGGCCAGGCTGAAAGTTAAAGACATGCCGTTTTTGATGGGACAACACCTTTATCTGGATTCTGAAAACTTGAAACCCTGTGACGAAATAGAACCGGCTATCAAACACGGGACTTTGTCCGTAGGTTTTATTGGCCTGGCTGAGACTTTAAAAGTACTAACCGGCAAAAATCATGGTGAATCTGCGGAAGCCCAGGAGATGGGGTTGCAGATTGTTGCCCATATGCGGGAAAAAATGGACGAGGCGACAGAACGCTTCCATTTAAATTATACTTTGCTGGCTACTCCGGCTGAAGGCCTGTCGGGCAGGTTTGTTCGCTTGGATCGTAAAGAATATGGAATAATTCCGGGAGTAACCGATAAAGAATACTACACTAACTCATTCCATGTACCTGTCGGTCAGGACATCAGTTGCTTCCAAAAGATAAGTATCGAAGGGCCGTACCATAAATACTGCAATGCCGGGCATATAAGTTATGTGGAATTTTCTGCCCCGCCGATTCACAACGTGGAGGCCGTAGAAGATATTTTAAGGCACATGAAAAACAGCGATATAGGTTATGCCGGTATAAATTTCCCCGTAGATTTCTGCATGAGCTGTAGTTATATAGGAGTGATTAATAAAGATGAGTGTCCCATGTGCGGTTCGATAGATATAAAAAGGGTCAGACGGATAACGGGTTATCTCAGCACCGTCGATAGGTTTAACGATGCCAAACGGGCCGAATTATACGACAGGGTGCCGCACAGGTTACTGGAAAGGGAATAG
- the nrdR gene encoding transcriptional regulator NrdR — translation MRCPFCGFSESRVLDSRPADDGNAIRRRRECGECNRRFTTYEKVDEIPLIVVKKDGRREVFDRGKILGGIIKACEKRQIPLTEMEKVVEEIEKELRNKMEMEVGSVQIGEMVMERLRNLDEVAYVRFASVYRQFKDVNNFIQELEKLLKKN, via the coding sequence ATGCGGTGTCCTTTTTGTGGTTTTTCTGAAAGCAGGGTTTTAGACTCCAGGCCGGCAGACGACGGAAATGCCATCCGCAGGAGGCGGGAATGTGGCGAATGTAACCGTCGATTTACGACCTATGAAAAAGTGGATGAAATACCGCTGATTGTTGTAAAAAAAGACGGTAGGCGGGAGGTGTTCGACAGGGGGAAAATTCTCGGCGGTATAATCAAAGCCTGTGAAAAAAGACAGATTCCACTCACGGAGATGGAAAAAGTGGTAGAAGAAATCGAGAAAGAGTTGCGCAACAAGATGGAAATGGAGGTAGGTTCGGTGCAAATCGGCGAAATGGTAATGGAACGGCTGCGGAATTTGGACGAAGTAGCTTATGTCAGATTTGCCTCGGTATACCGCCAGTTTAAAGATGTAAACAATTTTATTCAGGAACTGGAGAAATTGTTGAAAAAGAATTAA
- a CDS encoding YpiB family protein, which translates to MDEIMARKKKFLAWFMEKNQLKRPDTYQILQLLFHEEQLLRISHFVDDVRYLPNALIISAEGAPTVSFLCRINGIYYENVAEVTEVLINNPPEELYIRLAFDRELICCPCIEQLAEEPEVDFSERLKKLESELNRIAFLKEEKRLKLQAEIDDALDKRDRDRFYYLSDLYKKFFG; encoded by the coding sequence ATGGACGAAATTATGGCTAGAAAAAAGAAGTTTTTGGCCTGGTTTATGGAAAAAAATCAGCTCAAAAGACCTGATACATACCAAATTCTGCAACTGCTTTTCCATGAAGAACAGTTGCTGCGGATAAGTCATTTTGTGGATGATGTGAGGTATTTACCAAATGCCCTGATTATTTCGGCAGAAGGTGCACCTACGGTGTCTTTCCTATGCCGAATAAACGGCATTTATTACGAAAATGTGGCTGAAGTAACAGAGGTTTTAATTAACAACCCGCCGGAAGAACTATATATCAGACTTGCCTTTGACCGGGAATTAATATGTTGTCCCTGTATTGAACAGTTGGCCGAAGAGCCGGAGGTTGATTTTTCCGAGAGGCTAAAAAAATTAGAGAGCGAACTAAACAGAATAGCATTTCTGAAGGAAGAAAAAAGGTTGAAATTACAGGCTGAAATTGACGATGCTTTGGACAAGAGGGATCGGGACAGGTTTTATTATTTATCTGATTTGTATAAAAAATTTTTTGGTTAA
- the cooS gene encoding anaerobic carbon-monoxide dehydrogenase catalytic subunit, whose product MARMVRHRTGDRVSVHDSVQEMYERLHKDGMSNTFDRFDPQEKIRCGFCSAGVSCQLCTNGPCRISDQAGAMLGVCGITPDAMAMRDMLLRNAMGASTYAHHAYEAFRTLKSTVEGKTPFKITDRDKLFWFAGQCGVSTNGSPEQVASWLADFLMYELHRGYDEPSKIIAAFAPPPRQKKWQDLAIYPAGTLHEIKDAVASCLTNVDGDFLSMARKALRLGIATIYGAQIGLEMVQDILFGTPMPHEVEVDLGILDPAYVNIVFNGHEPWVGMATYLAAKNPQVQQRAREAGARGLRVIGSIETGQEMLQRLPMDEVFRGLTGNWLAIEPALATGAIDVFAMDENCSPPYLKPYEEKYGVTLVSVNDLVRIPGVDKNFDYKPPEAAHIANQLIDLAIGNFKARKGKVTPKVPQKITKAISGFSTEAVLKALGGTPDPLVSAIKAGKIKGVVALVNCTTLSTGPHDYMTVNLAKELIKKDIMIVSGGCGNHGLEVAGLCNLDAINMAGPGLQEICRSLNIPPVLSFGTCTDTGRISMLTTALANHLGVDSADLPIAVTAPQYLEQKATIDGMFALAYGLYTHLSPTPPVAGGPELVKLLTEQLEGYTGGKVALGDDPVEAAKGIENHILKKRAKLGLD is encoded by the coding sequence ATGGCCCGAATGGTTAGGCATCGTACAGGTGATCGGGTAAGTGTTCATGACTCGGTTCAGGAAATGTACGAGCGCCTGCATAAAGACGGCATGAGCAATACCTTTGACCGGTTTGACCCTCAGGAGAAGATCAGGTGTGGTTTTTGTTCAGCGGGGGTCAGTTGCCAACTATGTACTAACGGTCCCTGCCGTATTTCCGACCAAGCAGGGGCTATGCTTGGGGTATGTGGCATTACCCCCGACGCGATGGCCATGCGGGATATGCTGCTCCGAAATGCCATGGGCGCGTCAACCTATGCCCACCATGCCTATGAAGCTTTCAGAACTTTAAAGTCCACCGTTGAAGGCAAGACACCGTTTAAAATTACTGACCGTGACAAGCTTTTCTGGTTTGCCGGACAATGTGGGGTAAGTACTAACGGTAGTCCCGAACAGGTAGCTTCGTGGTTGGCAGACTTCCTGATGTATGAACTACACCGTGGTTATGATGAGCCCAGTAAAATTATTGCTGCCTTCGCGCCCCCACCCAGGCAGAAAAAATGGCAGGATTTGGCCATTTACCCTGCGGGTACCTTACATGAAATTAAAGATGCTGTAGCCAGTTGCTTAACCAATGTGGATGGAGATTTCTTGTCTATGGCCAGAAAAGCATTACGTTTGGGGATTGCTACCATTTACGGAGCACAGATCGGGCTGGAAATGGTTCAGGATATTCTCTTTGGCACACCGATGCCCCATGAAGTGGAAGTTGATTTGGGGATCTTAGACCCTGCATACGTGAACATTGTCTTTAACGGTCATGAGCCATGGGTCGGCATGGCTACCTACCTGGCTGCCAAAAACCCGCAGGTCCAGCAGCGGGCGAGGGAAGCCGGCGCGAGAGGGCTGCGGGTTATCGGTTCCATTGAAACAGGGCAGGAAATGCTACAGCGTCTACCAATGGATGAGGTTTTTCGGGGCTTAACCGGCAACTGGTTAGCTATCGAGCCTGCCTTGGCAACGGGCGCCATTGATGTTTTTGCCATGGATGAAAACTGTTCACCACCTTACCTGAAACCTTATGAGGAAAAGTACGGTGTTACATTAGTCAGTGTCAATGACCTGGTGAGGATTCCCGGAGTAGATAAAAACTTCGATTACAAGCCGCCGGAAGCTGCACATATTGCCAATCAATTGATAGATCTGGCCATTGGCAATTTTAAGGCACGTAAAGGTAAAGTAACTCCCAAAGTGCCGCAAAAAATAACCAAGGCTATTTCCGGTTTTTCGACGGAAGCAGTTTTAAAGGCCCTCGGAGGTACTCCCGATCCGCTGGTCAGCGCCATTAAAGCGGGAAAAATTAAAGGTGTTGTGGCCTTGGTCAACTGTACCACATTGTCTACTGGTCCCCATGATTATATGACCGTAAATTTGGCCAAGGAATTAATTAAAAAAGACATCATGATTGTCAGTGGCGGGTGTGGTAATCATGGCCTGGAAGTAGCCGGGCTGTGTAACCTTGACGCCATTAATATGGCGGGCCCGGGATTACAGGAAATATGCCGGAGCCTGAATATTCCGCCGGTTCTGAGTTTCGGTACCTGTACAGATACCGGGAGGATTTCCATGTTGACGACGGCCTTGGCAAATCACCTTGGGGTTGATTCAGCAGATTTGCCTATCGCAGTAACCGCCCCCCAGTATTTGGAACAAAAAGCTACCATTGACGGGATGTTCGCTTTAGCTTACGGGCTTTATACCCATTTGTCACCTACTCCTCCCGTAGCAGGAGGCCCCGAATTAGTCAAGCTTCTAACTGAGCAGTTGGAAGGATATACGGGCGGTAAGGTTGCATTGGGAGATGATCCGGTAGAAGCAGCAAAAGGTATTGAAAACCATATTCTTAAAAAGCGGGCTAAATTGGGATTAGATTAA
- a CDS encoding YlmC/YmxH family sporulation protein, with product MKVSDLRLREVINVYNGKKLGLIRDIEFDLDQGKIKSIILPGGNKVLGLLGKNDDIVIPWHKIKKMGLDVILVELNDFNDTRYEEY from the coding sequence ATGAAGGTATCTGATTTGCGCTTGAGGGAAGTCATCAACGTTTACAACGGCAAAAAATTGGGGCTAATCAGAGATATTGAATTTGATCTGGACCAGGGCAAGATAAAATCCATTATTTTACCGGGAGGTAATAAGGTTCTCGGGTTGCTGGGTAAAAATGATGATATAGTGATTCCATGGCATAAGATAAAAAAAATGGGGTTAGATGTGATATTGGTTGAACTCAATGATTTTAATGATACCCGGTATGAAGAATATTAA
- a CDS encoding SDH family Clp fold serine proteinase, translating into MSFFDLFWAIFIVMSLIPIINQQKITRARYNLIHEIERKQGCRLITLIHRQESFNLLGILFGRFINIEDSEQVLRAIRLTPQDMPISLVLHTPGGLVLASEQIAHALEKHRAKVTVYIPHYAMSGGTLIALAADEIVMDENAVLGPVDPQIGEYPAASIVKVLEEKERNEIDDKTIILADVAKKALKQVEDFVYGLLKDNLGEEKGRELAKILTEGRWTHDYPITYDTLKEMGLRVTNDLPIEIYRLMELYPQPTQRRPSVQYIPVPYNQNKDRQDR; encoded by the coding sequence ATGTCGTTTTTTGATTTATTCTGGGCAATATTTATAGTTATGTCACTTATCCCGATTATTAATCAACAGAAGATTACCAGAGCCAGGTACAATCTCATCCATGAAATAGAAAGGAAACAGGGGTGCAGGTTAATAACACTTATTCACCGGCAGGAGTCTTTTAATTTGCTGGGAATATTATTTGGCCGTTTTATAAACATAGAAGATTCAGAACAGGTTTTGAGAGCTATCCGACTTACTCCGCAGGATATGCCCATCAGCCTGGTTTTGCACACCCCCGGGGGTTTGGTACTGGCATCGGAGCAGATAGCGCATGCTCTGGAAAAACACCGGGCTAAAGTTACTGTATATATTCCCCACTATGCCATGTCTGGGGGAACGTTAATTGCTTTGGCGGCCGATGAAATTGTGATGGATGAAAATGCTGTCCTTGGCCCTGTTGACCCCCAGATTGGAGAATACCCGGCGGCATCAATCGTGAAAGTGTTGGAAGAAAAAGAAAGAAATGAAATCGACGACAAAACCATTATCCTGGCCGATGTGGCCAAAAAGGCATTAAAGCAGGTAGAGGATTTTGTGTACGGTTTATTAAAAGACAACCTGGGAGAAGAAAAAGGACGGGAATTAGCGAAAATACTTACGGAGGGCCGCTGGACCCATGATTACCCGATAACTTACGATACATTGAAAGAGATGGGCCTGCGGGTGACCAATGATTTGCCCATTGAAATTTACCGGTTAATGGAACTTTACCCTCAGCCGACGCAACGGAGACCGTCGGTCCAGTATATTCCCGTACCTTACAATCAAAATAAAGACAGACAAGATAGATAG
- the spoIIR gene encoding stage II sporulation protein R, which translates to MRSIKTQECNKVAKRTLLDCTEGYAAGWTPRKALAVAAFGVLMGGFFLGIAAAGGFNDAGELYVQAYNQNNLIRFHVIANSDSVRDQALKRRVRDVIVNYMTPKFEQAKNAAEARKISAQYLDEMQEIAQQEVYRWGAQYKVKALLGKFTFPAKTYGSITLPAGEYQAVRIVLGEGAGANWWCVLFPPLCFISGSKEMPAETLPGEIPGHKGDNITNTEKNKDKQEFETEVKVKFKILEILRNEFGKSSITAKNY; encoded by the coding sequence ATGCGGAGTATAAAAACACAAGAATGTAATAAGGTTGCAAAGAGAACATTGTTGGACTGTACCGAAGGGTATGCGGCCGGTTGGACCCCGCGGAAAGCCCTGGCTGTGGCAGCTTTCGGCGTACTGATGGGCGGTTTCTTTTTAGGTATTGCTGCAGCCGGTGGGTTTAACGATGCGGGCGAGCTTTACGTGCAGGCCTATAACCAGAATAACCTGATTCGTTTTCATGTTATTGCCAATAGCGACAGTGTCAGGGATCAGGCCTTAAAGCGCAGGGTCAGGGATGTAATTGTCAACTATATGACACCCAAGTTTGAACAGGCGAAAAACGCGGCTGAAGCCCGAAAAATTTCTGCCCAATACCTCGACGAAATGCAGGAAATTGCCCAACAGGAGGTTTATCGTTGGGGAGCCCAATACAAAGTGAAGGCATTACTGGGTAAATTTACTTTTCCCGCCAAAACCTACGGCAGTATTACCCTGCCGGCCGGTGAATACCAGGCTGTACGGATAGTTTTAGGCGAAGGTGCGGGAGCCAACTGGTGGTGTGTATTATTTCCTCCCCTTTGTTTTATCAGCGGTTCAAAGGAAATGCCTGCAGAGACCTTGCCGGGAGAAATACCCGGCCATAAAGGGGATAACATTACCAATACAGAAAAGAATAAAGATAAACAGGAATTTGAGACTGAAGTAAAGGTAAAGTTCAAAATTCTTGAGATTTTGCGCAATGAATTTGGCAAAAGCAGTATAACTGCTAAAAACTACTAA
- the sigG gene encoding RNA polymerase sporulation sigma factor SigG, with the protein MMINKVEICGVNTSKLPVLSSSEMRKIFEQMQAGDKSARTKLINGNLRLVLSVIQRFTNRGEYVDDLFQVGCIGLMKAIDNFDLSQNVKFSTYAVPMIIGEIRRYLRDNNPIRVSRSLRDVAYKALQVRDALVNKYSREPSINEIASELKMPREEVVFALDAIQEPISLFEPIYHDGGDPIYVMDQIGDEKNLDGNWLEGISVREAMRKLNEREKLILTLRFFEGKTQMEVAEEIGISQAQVSRLEKAALKHMRKYM; encoded by the coding sequence ATGATGATAAACAAAGTAGAAATATGCGGTGTAAATACTTCAAAGCTTCCGGTTTTGTCCAGTAGTGAAATGCGCAAGATTTTCGAACAGATGCAAGCCGGGGATAAATCAGCTCGGACTAAATTAATAAACGGCAATTTGCGACTGGTACTCAGTGTGATTCAACGGTTTACAAACAGAGGAGAATATGTTGACGATCTTTTTCAGGTAGGGTGCATAGGCTTGATGAAAGCCATTGATAATTTCGACTTAAGCCAGAATGTGAAGTTTTCAACCTATGCAGTGCCTATGATTATTGGAGAAATCCGGCGGTATTTAAGAGACAATAATCCGATCAGGGTAAGCCGTTCCCTCAGAGATGTAGCTTACAAGGCTTTGCAGGTTAGAGACGCTTTGGTTAATAAGTATTCTCGTGAACCTTCCATTAACGAGATAGCCAGTGAACTGAAAATGCCGCGGGAAGAAGTAGTTTTTGCGTTAGATGCTATTCAGGAACCCATTTCATTATTTGAACCCATTTATCACGACGGTGGTGATCCTATCTATGTGATGGACCAGATCGGCGATGAGAAAAACCTCGACGGAAATTGGCTGGAAGGCATTTCGGTAAGGGAAGCCATGAGGAAACTGAATGAACGGGAAAAACTGATTTTGACCCTGAGGTTTTTTGAAGGAAAGACCCAAATGGAAGTTGCCGAAGAAATAGGAATTTCCCAGGCGCAGGTTTCCCGCTTGGAAAAAGCGGCCCTAAAACACATGAGAAAATATATGTAG
- the sigE gene encoding RNA polymerase sporulation sigma factor SigE: MGNRLLRVKWNLRLMLIKLLLRLGLRAEVHYVGSSEALPPPLSNAEENYLISKLATGDAAVRSVLIERNLRLVVYIARKFENTGVGIEDLVSIGTIGLIKAVNTFDPAKKIKLATYASRCIENEILMYLRRNNKTRAEVSFDEPINIDWDGNELLLSDVMGTESDIIYKFIEEEVDRKLLALALQKLNGRERRIMELRFGLIDGTEKTQKEVADMLGISQSYISRLEKRILKRLRKEIHKME; encoded by the coding sequence ATGGGTAATCGGTTATTGCGAGTAAAATGGAACTTGCGGCTGATGCTGATCAAGCTCCTGCTGAGGCTTGGGCTGCGGGCAGAAGTTCATTATGTGGGAAGCAGCGAAGCTTTGCCGCCACCTTTATCTAATGCCGAAGAAAACTATCTTATATCCAAGCTGGCCACCGGCGATGCGGCAGTAAGAAGTGTTTTGATTGAACGGAACTTGCGGCTGGTTGTTTATATTGCCAGGAAGTTTGAAAACACCGGGGTTGGTATTGAGGACCTGGTTTCTATCGGTACAATCGGATTAATTAAAGCTGTAAATACTTTTGACCCGGCCAAAAAGATAAAACTGGCCACTTATGCTTCCCGCTGCATAGAAAACGAAATACTCATGTACCTGCGCAGAAACAATAAAACCAGGGCTGAGGTCTCCTTTGATGAACCCATCAACATTGACTGGGACGGAAATGAGCTTTTGTTGTCTGATGTTATGGGTACGGAAAGCGATATTATTTATAAATTTATAGAAGAAGAGGTTGACCGTAAGTTGCTGGCTCTGGCGTTGCAGAAACTTAACGGGCGTGAGCGCAGGATAATGGAATTAAGATTTGGCTTAATTGACGGGACCGAAAAGACGCAAAAAGAAGTTGCCGATATGCTGGGCATTTCCCAGTCGTACATATCCAGATTGGAAAAGCGTATTTTGAAAAGACTGCGCAAAGAGATACATAAAATGGAGTAA
- a CDS encoding sigma-E processing peptidase SpoIIGA → MSSKTVIYVYPDLVFAISFIMNLIILWGTNRIARLRAGKLRLVTGAAIGALYSAAAAYPNLAFLYSFGIKMVFGTIMFLTVFFPLTAKDFIFGMLYFFLVSFSIGGIFFGIIFLLNSSGLSAQLFTGLASLIQSKFGISIIFTSIVAGMLIKWGLPFFKKNGLHGVLKVPVKVLFGNRQIEVEALLDTGNQLQDPISLTPVLVVEYAAISEYLPAEMRDYFEAEEPDLAKIAGGITDQFWSARFRVIPFTSLGRSNGMLVGFRPDQIEVRKGEQVYTRKNVIVGIYNKTLSPDGKYKALLHPDILEEISA, encoded by the coding sequence ATGTCCTCCAAAACTGTTATCTATGTATATCCTGATTTAGTTTTTGCCATAAGTTTTATTATGAATCTGATAATTCTGTGGGGTACCAACAGGATAGCCCGTTTGAGGGCTGGGAAACTCAGATTAGTTACGGGCGCTGCCATTGGAGCCCTGTATTCAGCAGCCGCGGCTTATCCCAATTTGGCTTTTCTGTATTCCTTTGGCATAAAAATGGTTTTTGGCACAATTATGTTTCTTACCGTCTTTTTCCCACTAACGGCAAAAGATTTTATTTTCGGAATGCTATATTTCTTCCTGGTGTCCTTCAGTATTGGGGGCATATTTTTTGGTATTATATTTTTGCTCAATTCTTCGGGTTTGAGCGCCCAGTTATTCACCGGTCTTGCGTCTTTAATTCAGTCTAAATTTGGTATTAGCATTATTTTTACTTCCATTGTGGCGGGTATGCTAATAAAATGGGGTCTCCCTTTCTTTAAAAAAAATGGGTTGCATGGAGTGTTAAAGGTACCGGTGAAGGTGCTTTTTGGCAACCGGCAGATTGAAGTCGAGGCTTTACTGGATACGGGTAATCAACTGCAGGACCCTATTTCTCTGACGCCCGTCCTGGTAGTGGAGTATGCGGCCATAAGTGAATATTTACCGGCCGAAATGCGCGATTACTTTGAAGCGGAAGAACCGGATTTGGCCAAAATTGCCGGAGGCATAACAGACCAATTCTGGTCGGCCAGGTTTCGGGTTATTCCTTTTACTTCATTGGGGCGAAGCAACGGAATGCTGGTCGGTTTCAGACCGGACCAAATAGAAGTCAGAAAGGGGGAACAGGTCTATACCCGGAAAAACGTAATTGTGGGAATCTACAACAAGACGTTAAGTCCGGACGGGAAATACAAAGCTTTGTTGCATCCGGATATTTTAGAGGAAATTTCAGCTTAG
- a CDS encoding anti-sigma factor family protein, whose amino-acid sequence MNCKECRYLLFDYVDNKLTPDTKEIIDEHLQVCPECAARMEALQVRQEELEQASGMFFYLFKPSGGFKRLFIIASLLTALLFAILTYLHLKNLIF is encoded by the coding sequence GTGAACTGTAAAGAATGTCGGTATCTGTTATTCGATTACGTGGACAATAAGCTTACTCCCGATACAAAAGAAATTATCGACGAGCATTTACAGGTTTGCCCCGAATGTGCTGCCCGGATGGAAGCTTTGCAGGTCCGGCAGGAGGAGCTGGAACAAGCATCCGGAATGTTTTTTTATCTTTTTAAACCTTCCGGGGGGTTCAAAAGGTTATTTATTATTGCCTCTTTGTTAACAGCGTTATTATTTGCCATACTTACTTACCTACATTTAAAAAATCTTATTTTTTAG